The following are from one region of the Ornithorhynchus anatinus isolate Pmale09 chromosome 20, mOrnAna1.pri.v4, whole genome shotgun sequence genome:
- the KBTBD3 gene encoding kelch repeat and BTB domain-containing protein 3 isoform X2, with the protein MTRAMFQADMRERDGGSVTLGNLSPRAVRAFVDYAYAGETQITDDNVEMFFQLSSFLQIPPLSEACGDFLIKSIDVANCLRLLSLSDGYGSAPLFEQALAFAERHFSSLLRSADFLETNPGVLQRFLEADELDVPDEEAALRAVLRWTGHRPESRRKHLPRLMAKVRLHHLSEEALRGYLLSEDPLLGSTDGSALIQEAVESVRESAGLFADARPSTTEKYIFVHKTEDAGEGRHTFCYNVRTDEWKVLPRTQLLALPGSSLSSCGEKIFVTGGCRGRCCRTTRLHVAESYHDATERTWCYCPVSGEFSAVAGMERPRTMHASVMALDRLFVIGGRTRGARETGSLLNVESYRPLSGEWLPASRLPRGVYYPEASACRDAIYVLGSEVELSDAFSPSLDRFLRYNAATDQWSELVAEFGQFLHATLIKAVAVNCTLYVCDLSTYKVYSFCPETCVWKGEGSFECAGFNAGAVAVEDKIYILGGDYAPDEITDEVQVYHSSRSEWEEVSPMPRALTEFYCQVIRFNKYRDPWSGDRL; encoded by the coding sequence GGCGATGTTTCAAGCggacatgagagagagagacggcgGGAGCGTCACCCTCGGTAACCTGTCCCCCCGGGCCGTGAGGGCTTTCGTCGATTACGCCTACGCCGGGGAAACCCAGATAACCGACGACAACGTGGAGATGTTCTTCCAGTTGTCGTCGTTCCTTCAGATCCCCCCCCTCTCCGAAGCTTGCGGTGACTTTTTAATAAAAAGCATCGACGTCGCCAACTGCCTACGGCTGTTGTCGCTCTCCGACGGCTACGGCTCCGCCCCCTTGTTCGAGCAGGCGCTGGCGTTCGCCGAGCGGCACTTCTCTTCGCTCCTCAGATCCGCCGATTTCCTCGAGACGAACCCGGGGGTGCTGCAGAGGTTCCTGGAAGCGGACGAACTGGACGTGCCCGACGAAGAGGCCGCGCTGCGAGCCGTTCTCCGCTGGACCGGACACCGCCCGGAATCCAGACGGAAGCACCTGCCTCGGCTGATGGCGAAGGTGAGGCTGCATCACTTATCCGAGGAGGCCCTTCGGGGCTACCTGCTCTCGGAAGATCCCTTGCTCGGGAGCACCGACGGTTCGGCCCTGATCCAGGAGGCCGTCGAGAGCGTGAGAGAGTCCGCCGGACTCTTTGCGGACGCCCGCCCCTCCACCACCGAGAAATACATATTCGTGCACAAAACGGAGGACGCCGGAGAGGGCCGGCACACCTTCTGCTACAACGTTAGGACGGATGAGTGGAAAGTCCTGCCGCGCACTCAGTTGCTCGCTCTGCCGGGGTCGAGCTTGTCGAGCTGCGGCGAGAAGATCTTCGTGACCGGCGGCTGCAGGGGGAGGTGCTGCCGGACGACCCGGCTCCACGTCGCCGAGTCGTACCACGATGCCACCGAGCGGACCTGGTGCTACTGCCCAGTCAGCGGCGAGTTTTCCGCCGTGGCGGGAATGGAGAGGCCGAGGACCATGCACGCGTCCGTGATGGCCCTGGACCGGCTGTTCGTCATCGGCGGGAGGACGAGGGGAGCccgggagaccgggagcctcttgAACGTCGAATCCTACCGGCCCCTCTCCGGGGAGTGGCTGCCGGCGAGCCGCCTGCCCAGAGGCGTCTACTATCCCGAAGCGAGCGCCTGCCGCGATGCGATTTACGTCCTCGGCTCGGAGGTGGAGCTCTCTGACGCCTTCAGTCCGTCTCTCGATCGCTTCTTGAGGTACAACGCCGCGACCGATCAGTGGTCGGAGCTGGTGGCCGAGTTCGGCCAGTTTCTTCACGCCACGCTAATCAAAGCGGTGGCCGTGAACTGTACCCTCTACGTCTGCGACCTGTCCACTTACAAGGTCTACAGCTTTTGCCCCGAGACCTgcgtctggaagggggaggggtctTTCGAATGCGCGGGCTTCAACGCCGGAGCCGTCGCGGTGGAGGATAAAATTTACATTCTAGGGGGAGACTACGCTCCCGATGAAATTACCGACGAAGTCCAGGTCTACCACAGTAGCAGGTCCGAGTGGGAGGAGGTCTCACCCATGCCTCGGGCCCTGACCGAGTTTTACTGCCAGGTGATccggttcaataaataccgagaCCCCTGGTCAGGCGATCGCCTGTGA
- the KBTBD3 gene encoding kelch repeat and BTB domain-containing protein 3 isoform X3, whose translation MFQADMRERDGGSVTLGNLSPRAVRAFVDYAYAGETQITDDNVEMFFQLSSFLQIPPLSEACGDFLIKSIDVANCLRLLSLSDGYGSAPLFEQALAFAERHFSSLLRSADFLETNPGVLQRFLEADELDVPDEEAALRAVLRWTGHRPESRRKHLPRLMAKVRLHHLSEEALRGYLLSEDPLLGSTDGSALIQEAVESVRESAGLFADARPSTTEKYIFVHKTEDAGEGRHTFCYNVRTDEWKVLPRTQLLALPGSSLSSCGEKIFVTGGCRGRCCRTTRLHVAESYHDATERTWCYCPVSGEFSAVAGMERPRTMHASVMALDRLFVIGGRTRGARETGSLLNVESYRPLSGEWLPASRLPRGVYYPEASACRDAIYVLGSEVELSDAFSPSLDRFLRYNAATDQWSELVAEFGQFLHATLIKAVAVNCTLYVCDLSTYKVYSFCPETCVWKGEGSFECAGFNAGAVAVEDKIYILGGDYAPDEITDEVQVYHSSRSEWEEVSPMPRALTEFYCQVIRFNKYRDPWSGDRL comes from the coding sequence ATGTTTCAAGCggacatgagagagagagacggcgGGAGCGTCACCCTCGGTAACCTGTCCCCCCGGGCCGTGAGGGCTTTCGTCGATTACGCCTACGCCGGGGAAACCCAGATAACCGACGACAACGTGGAGATGTTCTTCCAGTTGTCGTCGTTCCTTCAGATCCCCCCCCTCTCCGAAGCTTGCGGTGACTTTTTAATAAAAAGCATCGACGTCGCCAACTGCCTACGGCTGTTGTCGCTCTCCGACGGCTACGGCTCCGCCCCCTTGTTCGAGCAGGCGCTGGCGTTCGCCGAGCGGCACTTCTCTTCGCTCCTCAGATCCGCCGATTTCCTCGAGACGAACCCGGGGGTGCTGCAGAGGTTCCTGGAAGCGGACGAACTGGACGTGCCCGACGAAGAGGCCGCGCTGCGAGCCGTTCTCCGCTGGACCGGACACCGCCCGGAATCCAGACGGAAGCACCTGCCTCGGCTGATGGCGAAGGTGAGGCTGCATCACTTATCCGAGGAGGCCCTTCGGGGCTACCTGCTCTCGGAAGATCCCTTGCTCGGGAGCACCGACGGTTCGGCCCTGATCCAGGAGGCCGTCGAGAGCGTGAGAGAGTCCGCCGGACTCTTTGCGGACGCCCGCCCCTCCACCACCGAGAAATACATATTCGTGCACAAAACGGAGGACGCCGGAGAGGGCCGGCACACCTTCTGCTACAACGTTAGGACGGATGAGTGGAAAGTCCTGCCGCGCACTCAGTTGCTCGCTCTGCCGGGGTCGAGCTTGTCGAGCTGCGGCGAGAAGATCTTCGTGACCGGCGGCTGCAGGGGGAGGTGCTGCCGGACGACCCGGCTCCACGTCGCCGAGTCGTACCACGATGCCACCGAGCGGACCTGGTGCTACTGCCCAGTCAGCGGCGAGTTTTCCGCCGTGGCGGGAATGGAGAGGCCGAGGACCATGCACGCGTCCGTGATGGCCCTGGACCGGCTGTTCGTCATCGGCGGGAGGACGAGGGGAGCccgggagaccgggagcctcttgAACGTCGAATCCTACCGGCCCCTCTCCGGGGAGTGGCTGCCGGCGAGCCGCCTGCCCAGAGGCGTCTACTATCCCGAAGCGAGCGCCTGCCGCGATGCGATTTACGTCCTCGGCTCGGAGGTGGAGCTCTCTGACGCCTTCAGTCCGTCTCTCGATCGCTTCTTGAGGTACAACGCCGCGACCGATCAGTGGTCGGAGCTGGTGGCCGAGTTCGGCCAGTTTCTTCACGCCACGCTAATCAAAGCGGTGGCCGTGAACTGTACCCTCTACGTCTGCGACCTGTCCACTTACAAGGTCTACAGCTTTTGCCCCGAGACCTgcgtctggaagggggaggggtctTTCGAATGCGCGGGCTTCAACGCCGGAGCCGTCGCGGTGGAGGATAAAATTTACATTCTAGGGGGAGACTACGCTCCCGATGAAATTACCGACGAAGTCCAGGTCTACCACAGTAGCAGGTCCGAGTGGGAGGAGGTCTCACCCATGCCTCGGGCCCTGACCGAGTTTTACTGCCAGGTGATccggttcaataaataccgagaCCCCTGGTCAGGCGATCGCCTGTGA